The DNA region GGATGCGCTGTCCGTACTGTGGAGCGGAGGACTCCAAAGTCATCGATTCTCGGGAGATTGAGGGTGGAACGGAGGTTCGGCGCCGGAGGGAATGCCCCTCGTGTCACCGGCGCTTCACGACTTACGAGCGGTATGAGCGGAAGCCCCTGCGAGTCATCAAAAAAAACGGGACCCGGGAGCTCTTCGACCGGAAAAAGATTCTGAACGGCCTCTTGAAGGCCTGCGAGAAACGTCCGGTATCCCTCGAAGAGCTTGAGCGTCTGGTGGACGACATCGAGCGGGAGCTCCAGGAAGAAGGGTACGAAGAGGTCCCTTCCTCTCGTATCGGCGAAAAGGTTATGGAGAAACTCAAGAAAGTCGACCAGGTGGCGTACGTTCGCTTCGCCTCGGTGTACCGGGAATTCCGGGATATTGACCAGTTTATGGACATTGTGCTCTCCCTGAGCAGAGAGCAAAATGTGTCAAGGGAGGAATAGAGCATGAAGGATGTCACGAACTTTCTCGCTCCTCGGGAAGTGCGTAAAAGAGATGGGCGGATTGTTCCTTTCGACCGGCAACGGATTGAGCGAGCCATCTACAAGGCCTTCCAGGCAGTCGGTGAGGAGAACGAAGACGTTCCCCGGGAACTCAGCATCAGCGTAACCCGGAAACTCTTCGAGAAGTTCGGAGAGAACTCCATAGTGGACATCGAGACCATCCAGGACGTGGTCGAAGAGACACTCATTGAAAACGGATTCGCCAAAGTTGCCAAGGCATACATCCTCTACCGCCGGATGCGTCAGGAGGCTCGGGAAGCCCTCAAGGTGGTCGTGGACGTGGAAAAAATCGTTCAGGAGTACCTCCTCAAGGCCGACTGGAGGACCCAGGAGAACTCCAACACCACCTACTCGTACCCGGGTCTTGTCCTCCATGTAGCAGGGTCCGTCATGGCCCACTACACCTTAAACCACATCTACCCTGACGAGGTCAAAGAGGCACACATGAACGGAGACATCCACATCCATGACCTCTCCTATGGCCTTGCCGGGTACTGTGCGGGATGGTCCCTTGAGGAGCTCATCCGAGAAGGCTTTGGCGGGGTCAAGGACAAAATCGCCGCCGGACCTGCCAAGCACCTCTCAGCGCTCACCGGGCAGATGGTGAACTTCCTCGGGACCATGCAGATGGAGTTCGCCGGGGCCCAGGCTTTCAACTCCGTCGATACGTACCTTGCCCCCTTTGTCCGGTACGACCGCCTCTCGTACCCGGCC from Candidatus Caldatribacterium sp. includes:
- a CDS encoding ribonucleoside triphosphate reductase; translated protein: MKDVTNFLAPREVRKRDGRIVPFDRQRIERAIYKAFQAVGEENEDVPRELSISVTRKLFEKFGENSIVDIETIQDVVEETLIENGFAKVAKAYILYRRMRQEAREALKVVVDVEKIVQEYLLKADWRTQENSNTTYSYPGLVLHVAGSVMAHYTLNHIYPDEVKEAHMNGDIHIHDLSYGLAGYCAGWSLEELIREGFGGVKDKIAAGPAKHLSALTGQMVNFLGTMQMEFAGAQAFNSVDTYLAPFVRYDRLSYPAVKQLIQQMVFAMNVPSRWGSQAPFINFSFDWIVPEDMKDRPVIIGGEERPDLGTYGDYQEEMDMINRAFLEVMLEGDYEGRVFSFPIPTYNITPDFPWDSENARLLFELTAKYGVPYFQNFISSSLRPGDVRSMCCRLQLDLR
- the nrdR gene encoding transcriptional repressor NrdR, translated to MRCPYCGAEDSKVIDSREIEGGTEVRRRRECPSCHRRFTTYERYERKPLRVIKKNGTRELFDRKKILNGLLKACEKRPVSLEELERLVDDIERELQEEGYEEVPSSRIGEKVMEKLKKVDQVAYVRFASVYREFRDIDQFMDIVLSLSREQNVSREE